The following nucleotide sequence is from Pedobacter sp. PACM 27299.
ATGGAAAAGATACTTTTTTGAAAGTGGTGCTGTCTTATCGTCCAGTTGGCGGAGGAGTAGGAATTGGTATTTCAAAAATGATCAATCCTTATCTGGAAGGTTTACTAAAAAAGGAAATGAAAAACTTTAAGCATACAATAGAGCATAGAACTCCGGTTTATATCTGATTTGTAAGCGTTCAAGACCTTAATAAAAAAGGGCCTCGATCATTTTTGATGATCCAGGCCCTTTTATTTATTTCCCAACACTTTTCCTTTATGAGGATATGTATCTTCGAGTTTGTGGCTTTGCTAGTTAGCTGGCTGCACCAATTGCAGTGACTACGCTCAACAACAAGATGACCGCGTATAGCCCTAACATGACAATGGTTAAGATCCCCCAGAATTTGAAGAATGATTTCATCTTACTCATGGCTTCAGCTAAACTCTCCTGATCTAGAAATAACACTGCTTTTTTCGCTGAGTTAGCATATTTAAACAACATTAAACTTGGATAAAAATATAGCAGTGCGAAAAGAATATAAATTACAGAAAGTGCACCAGTAGCTACGCCCATCATCGGATTTTTGCCCATTGCGGTCATCGCTGCAAGGATTGCAGGTAAACTTAACGCCAATAAAATGATTAAAACGCAAAATATAAAACCCATAACAGATAGAAATTTCGCCCATTTAGCCGTTTCATAGATGTAGCTGCGGATATCTTCTGTGACAATAAGTGTTTCTACCTCTGTGTGATCTGGTTTTGTTTCTTCGAATTCTTCCATATAGCTGTGATTTAAACGTTAATTAGTTTTTAGATACCCTAAACATAAAGAATATTTTTAAAAAATTGGTAGCTTTGCGCCAAAACTAGAAAAAATCATTCATGGCATTACAATGTGGTATAGTTGGTTTACCAAATGTTGGAAAATCTACCTTATTTAACTGTTTATCTAACGCAAAAGCTCAAGCGGCTAATTTCCCTTTCTGTACAATTGAACCTAATATCGGTGTGATCACCGTTCCAGATGAAAGGTTAACTAAATTAGCAGAATTGGTACAGCCAAACCGTATTGTACCTAATACAATTGAGATTGTTGATATTGCAGGTTTAGTGAAAGGTGCTTCCAAAGGTGAAGGACTAGGCAATCAATTTTTGGGTAACATCAGGGCTACAAGCGCGATTATCCATGTTTTGCGTTGTTTTGACGACGGAAACGTGATTCACGTTGACGGCTCAGTTGATCCGATTCGCGATAAAGAAATTATAGATACTGAGTTACAGCTTAAAGATCTTGACACCATCACGAAACGCATACAGAAAGTAG
It contains:
- a CDS encoding DUF5362 family protein — translated: MEEFEETKPDHTEVETLIVTEDIRSYIYETAKWAKFLSVMGFIFCVLIILLALSLPAILAAMTAMGKNPMMGVATGALSVIYILFALLYFYPSLMLFKYANSAKKAVLFLDQESLAEAMSKMKSFFKFWGILTIVMLGLYAVILLLSVVTAIGAAS